The following coding sequences lie in one Cotesia glomerata isolate CgM1 linkage group LG5, MPM_Cglom_v2.3, whole genome shotgun sequence genomic window:
- the LOC123265601 gene encoding chymotrypsin-1-like — MQAIFFGILAIIALVSTEAREIPSRVVGGEDAAEGAHPWQVSLRRYNSHLCGGVIVNERWILTAAHCIVYQSASSITVVTGTNRLSEGGDRYQAKTLVPHKKYNPSVFSNDIGMIMLDEDITFNDKVQPIALPSADDRYEEYPAKLSGWGTTKLGGPLPDKLQEIELMVITETKCQSYHSIVSAGHICTLTQAGEGACHGDSGGPLTADRTLIGLVSFGRPCAVGYPDVYTRVFFYLDWISETMQAKY; from the exons ATGCAGGCGATTTTCTTTGGAATTCTCGCAATAATTGCTCTTGTAAGCACTGAGGCAAGGGAAATTCCTTCGAGGGTAGTCGGCGGTGAAGATGCTGCTGAAGGGGCTCATCCTTGGCAAGTTTCACTGAGGAGATATAATTCTCATTTATGTGGAGGAGTCATTGTTAATGAACGCTGGATCTTGACTGCTGCTCATTGCATTGTTta tCAAAGCGCATCTTCCATCACTGTAGTCACAGGAACGAACCGTCTTTCAGAAGGTGGAGACCGTTACCAAGCAAAGACTTTGGTCCCGCACAAAAAATACAATCCATCGGTCTTTAGCAATGACATAGGGATGATCATGCTTGATGAAGACATAACTTTCAATGATAAAGTCCAGCCGATTGCTCTGCCCTCTGCCGATGACCGGTACGAGGAATATCCAGCTAAGCTTTCAGGATGGGGAACGACCAAACTTGGTGGACCGCTACCGGACAAGCTTCAAGAAATTGAGTTGATGGTCATTACCGAGACTAAATGCCAGAGTTATCATTCTATAGTCAGTGCTGGACACATTTGCACTTTAACCCAGGCGGGAGAAGGTGCTTGCCAT GGAGATTCTGGTGGACCTTTGACTGCTGATAGGACTCTGATTGGTCTGGTATCATTTGGACGTCCTTGTGCGGTTGGATACCCAGATGTCTACACCAGAGTTTTCTTCTATTTGGACTGGATATCCGAGACCATGCAAGCGAAATACTAA